The following proteins come from a genomic window of Musa acuminata AAA Group cultivar baxijiao chromosome BXJ1-7, Cavendish_Baxijiao_AAA, whole genome shotgun sequence:
- the LOC135581767 gene encoding uncharacterized protein LOC135581767: MNKDKIFKLAKGFRGRAKNCIRIARERVEKALQYSYRDRRNKKRDMRSLWIERINAGARLHGVNYGNFMHGLMKENIQLNRKVLSELSMHEPYSFKALVDISSNAFPGNKGLKKDSSSIVA; this comes from the exons ATGAACAAAGATAAGATTTTTAAGCTGGCAAAGGGATTCAGGGGGAGGGCGAAGAACTGCATCAGGATAGCTCGGGAGAGGGTGGAGAAGGCGCTGCAGTACTCCTACAGAGATCGCCGCAACAAAAAGAGAGATATGCGGTCTCTCTGGATCGAGCGCATCAATGCAGGCGCTCGGTTGCACGGG GTGAATTATGGTAATTTTATGCATGGGTTGATGAAGGAGAATATCCAACTGAACAGGAAAGTGCTGTCGGAGCTGTCGATGCATGAGCCATATAGCTTCAAGGCACTTGTGGACATTTCAAGCAATGCATTTCCAGGAAACAAAGGCCTCAAAAAGGATAGTTCATCCATTGTTGCCTGA